The genomic stretch TTACTTCACAATAAAAAAATCCTTTTGAGTGCTACAAATATTATTCAGCGCATATAAGACAAATATATTGTCAGCTGGTAAAAAATGTTTATGGAAACCTACCTGCATAATACACCTGCTAGTTCGCAAGTAACGACTAGAAAAGCCTACATACACGAACATTAAATGAGGATGCATTTCATCAAACTAACCAAATCAATTAATCACACCAAAATTATTCGCAATTAAATTGTAGCGAAGTAATAAAGCCATGAGAAATCATAATCAGGCGTTTCATTGGAAAACTATTACTTTCTCAACATTTTTATCATATGTGTCTGCATCAAAAATACTACTGTAAAGTAATACATGCTTCGTTAGTGTAGATTAAAAGAATGCTGCTTAATACTGAGGTGTGTGAATTCCACTAAGAAAAATGCTCAAAATTACTTCGGTTCACACCATTGTGTGAAGCAACgttaaatgtaaattaattaGCGTCTGTGCGACACCTAAAGATGCTAAATGCATTGGTTTCACCCTGGAAATTATATGTGCACGTTTTATTGCTTCATACAGCGACACAATGTACACGGATATTTATGACCCGGAGACTGGGGATAATGTAAAGTCTGCTTTGGGAAGTGGGAAATAAAAGATTATACACCTAAAAATTTAGATGTAATGTGATCCATATCTCTTAATGTTGTTagttaataatgtatttttgagTTTGCAAGCCAGGGGCAGAACAGCTGCATTCAGTAAAAGTTCTACAAACTACCGGTAATCACTGCACCCTTGTTTGTATTCGTAAGCTCCCTTTGCATCTAGCGCACTGAAGTATTTCAACACAGCAAAGAAATATACTTTTGATCATTTTTCAGCCAATAAAAACAATATCGCCAATTAAGGTCAAGTTTAATCATTAcgaataaatgtacatttttaaatgcatttattatccTAGGAATACTTCcaaaaatgtttgcaattttgACAAACACTTTGAAATATATAAGTAGAAGAAAGCTTACCGGTACCGAAAAGGAAAATCCTAAATACACATTTGTTAATTGCAGTCAAGTGTTCGTTCGGTTGTCGATATTTGATGAAACCATTTATAAGCGGAAACACAGTTGTTCAACACtatatttcttaaaatgaaatatagtGGATGTTTTACTGAGAATTTAGACACGTATCAAACCAAGTCACATTGCCACCTTTccctcttgtttgtttattaCAACGAATCATacattaatgaaaaaataattttaaatgctaaaAATGTTATCTTTAACGTTCAAATTCATATTCGTTCACATGCCTACAAAATGCTACACTTAATTTAGAATTAACTACTCAACAAAACAAGTATCAATAATGTGCATAAACGAAGCCGTAGATCGTGTATATTACATATACAAACGTCAGTTCTTCTACTCAAAAGCCCATACAGCGGAAAATGCCACTCTGCAATATTTTGGTTATAAACTGAAAAATAATAAGTATTACGTAACATGTGAACACTGGTATTTGTTTCTTAGCAGACATTAAATTTCTAATACATGTGTATTGGTGTAGATATGTTTGCTTTAAACGTGTGTTAAATGGCTTACTTCCACATCTGTGCAGTATACGTCTgtattaaaattaacaaaaagaTAGGGATGTAGGTTCTTTTCAATCACGTATTGTCAAGTACAGAAATATAATTTTGCTGTTTTACGACACTTGTTCTATgcctttcttttttttaagaaacacttttaaaggggccttttcacgctttggtaaattgacaaaattgaaaaaaattgtttaagattcgcaaatgttcgttttggttatgatgtttgtgaggaaacagtaatactgaacatttaccatgctctaaaatagcctttatatgcatcttttgacgatttaaaaacctgaaagttataaagtgttgcaacgcgaaacgattgaataaattctagagttctgttggtgtcgttatattttgtgaaactacgaggatcgcttatatgaagtataatcTCCTACTTTCATTGTTATAAAggttggccgagtggtctaaaacgcagactttttactcaaggattccaggggtcagtggttcgagtcctgctgtgggttaccttttttctatttttaaattgtattcttaattttttactggagctttttagatccaatgtttacatttatcaatataaagcatttaatgacaaacttcaaaacatgccaaaatctgtgaaaaggcccctttaacggaTACCAATGGATTTTTATTGGTTGACGAAAACTGATTACAATCCTAGATTAAATAACTGGGGTCTTTTTGTGCAAAAACTGTCAGAAATTATGAATTTGAGACACAAGTTCGGGACCTTACGGAGAGGTGTTCGTAATATCCACGGGTTCTTTGGATAAGAAAAGTGATCCATGGCAAAAACAGTCCTTCTCAATCAACAAAATGGTGCAACACTTAGCCACAGCATCGTACGATCTTTGTATTCCTGGTTTTAATTAATATCGTATCCAACAATTATCCCAGATGCTATTGAACTAAAATTCAACTGTAAATATAAACCTGCTTTAGGACTATCGGGTGTTTTGTCAAGACATTATTTGATATTACATAATTAGTGAGATAAGACTCATTCAGTCGATGAGTTGCTATGGCCTTCATTTTGAGCAAAGCAgtttatttacttaattttaaTTGAATCCGGCCCACAATTGCCCGTATTCATGTGTCAATACTTTGCATCATTTGTCGGAATAAAACGTCTATTTATTTAGGTTGGCTGTTGTCCGTTCTACTCGTCGAGCCGTCTATTTATTGGTGAATTTCATTAATTGTAAGTGAAACTATATTGTGTTATCCATTCCAGTGCGAAATTGCAAACGCGTTACATTTCTATATTAAAACGcactatttaaaacataaaacagcGTTCATAATCTTGGAAACAGAATTTCGTGAACATGTTCTTACTCTGCTCCGTCGTATGGCTTCTTGTCGCCACTGGAACTGCGAGTGTGCAACTGAAAACTGACTTGTTTAAAAAGGTTCAATTTACGCTGTGCTTTTTGCATCTTACAGAAGCCGTGTTTGCAAAAGACAAACTACAATGCATGTTCATGTGTAAAAGCAGTTGCCAGTTTTCGATGTTCAATCAGTCGAACGGTGCATGCAATCTTTACACGGACGGTGATACCTCGCAATGTGATGATACAACAGGCGACCATCAGTATGTTTACAGGAAGGTAAGTACGCAAAATACGTGTGAATCTCTAAATGTATTAATTCACAGATCGAAGGctgatattttttatgtcccccaccactatagtgggggacatattgtttttgccctgtctgttggttggttggtttgtgtctttgtttgctccaactttaacattttgctataacatttgcaatattgaagatagcaacttcatattttggcatgcatgtgtatctcatggagctgcacatttttagtggtgaaaggtcaaggtcaaggtcatcattcaaggtcaaaggtcaaataaatgggtcaaaatcgctcatttaatgtacactttttgcaatattgaacatagcaacttgatatttggcatgcatgtgtatctcatggagctgcacattttgagtggtgaaaggtcatggtcaaggtgatccttcaaggttatccttcaaggtcagatatatggggacatagtgtttcacaaacacattgcttgtttatCAATTGATTGTTTACAACAACCagtattatgaatatatatagtACATGCATATGACAAAAATTAGTACCAAAATTAATTCAgcaattcaatttaaataaagcgtagtatatcaataaaatacaatactCATGTGAATGTACGCAGATAAGAAAATTCGACGTGAACCTTATAGTATGCAGGGTGCAGGATAAATTGGGTTCACAAGGATTAACGCACGGGctgaacaaaatgtaaacacaccgtaaataacttaatgttagcaaatatctcaagtttaaattaatttgaaaagatCTTAAGTGCATTAAATACAGTGTGTCTTGCAGTTTAttccgatatcttaagatttatgTATTGATCCTTGAATTTGTCTGAAATTGGTGCGAAAATGACACGTTGCGTGCAGCAAAGCAATTTACATGAATGTTGCACCCATCGATTGTTTGAACAAGGgctcattaaataaaataattatggtgTATTTCACATCGCCAAaagcagtatttaaaaaaaatatatgcactagttgaaattcttaagattaaaaaaagttatttgaaaaaaaagatcagGTGTGTTTACATGCATTACAGTTTCATTGTTAACCCCTAAACACTACGTGACCATGCACCATAGAAACATGAACATACAGTTCTTCAAACTGGGATCTTTTACATTAAGTGAAAAATAACTACATGTTTGGTGTTTAAGGTATCGTCAAGATATGAGTATGTTAAAACGAGATTTGGCATTAAAAACCTTGTttacaacatatttaaaaaaacaatatagaaGAAATGAGGtttatttaaatctgaaaatataaaaaataatcgcTATCaacttttatttgattttattatacacatatagattttatgacaattttcaGGTGTTattcatttgttaaaaataatataaacacttCAGTGTTTTAAGAATATTACGGCATGGCTGTCTCCCTTCTCTCCTAGGCGACACAGACATCCATCCATGTGGTACAAAACACGACAAATATCAACTGGTATGACGCCCAGCGAGTCTGCCTCGCATCGGGTGGTCGACTTTCCGGATATACAGCCAGCACGAGCAATGATGACGTCGTCGCGAGTCTGGGAGACAATGTCTGCTGGTTAGGTGCCCGGAAGTTGAGTTCCGGATGGAGCTGGCTGTCTGGAGAATCGGTGACCGCTACCATACTTGAAGACCATTACGCGACCTGCTTAATTGTATGGTATAGCAATCCGAAGGACCCTATCCGTCTGCACGACCACCCCTGTGACGAACTTATGTCAGTCAATCAAATCCGATGCGATCTGTATTAAATTCATCGCAAATGCTAAGcgtatgttaatgattatttattatttttgtgcatttttacCTTTTTTCTTGAATTGTGCATTTTTAATTCGTTTCTAGATTTACCTTTTTACAGCTTTGTATGGATAATTTTATCTGATATGTACAAATGTGCCttgattttaaacatgtttttgtgttCCCTGTGTTACAAGGTAATATTCTTGGGTCAGTCACTGACAAATGCACTTGTTGAATTAGAGGAAGTGAGAAAATGGCCgtataaagtattaaaaaaactAATCACCGCACAAGTTGTACGGCCGGGTAGAGATTCTAACCCGCTATTTGTAGTGCGGCATTCTACTGGTAGAGCTAGCCGGCGCGATTGTTAATGTGTATATGagtttttttcaaagttgttcaCACAACTGTTATCTGAATAGTTGGTACACATTGTCCATCATTTATAactgtgtttttaatttgtgttttgttcCTGTATATGTAAGCAAAAATTAGACTCGAATAAACGATTATGCTATCTGTTTTCTTGGACTACATATGTCTATTTGTTTTTTAAGTAGTTACTTTTATAAAGATTTCAATGAacatattaacataaaattcaatTTAGTGGTCACTATATGCGAATTATTTTGTCGGAATGTTGTTAAATAAAACTCAAATCGGTAGGACCACCTATATTGCATTATTATAGAATTAAGCCTCGTtccgggaaaacggggcttaatgtttgtccgcacaggctaaccaagaACGAAATTTCCCGCTGTTATGGAATAACTCGTCTCGTCTAATTAAAATTAtggtaaaggcggaaagtgttctcccttattagcctgtgcggacaaacATTAAAAGCATTATGCACCGTTTTTCAAGCCgttcaattagttttaatatgttttaatta from Dreissena polymorpha isolate Duluth1 chromosome 10, UMN_Dpol_1.0, whole genome shotgun sequence encodes the following:
- the LOC127848922 gene encoding uncharacterized protein LOC127848922 is translated as MFLLCSVVWLLVATGTASVQLKTDLFKKVQFTLCFLHLTEAVFAKDKLQCMFMCKSSCQFSMFNQSNGACNLYTDGDTSQCDDTTGDHQYVYRKATQTSIHVVQNTTNINWYDAQRVCLASGGRLSGYTASTSNDDVVASLGDNVCWLGARKLSSGWSWLSGESVTATILEDHYATCLIVWYSNPKDPIRLHDHPCDELMSVNQIRCDLY